The following is a genomic window from Falco naumanni isolate bFalNau1 chromosome 10, bFalNau1.pat, whole genome shotgun sequence.
GAGCTGGGCACCGTGGCTCATGGCAGCACGGCAGCACCcacacccagcagcacccaggagcccCCTGGCACCAGCGCCCCGCCGTGCCCTGGGGATGAGGAGCCGGCCGAGGTCTGTGGGACACCCACTGTGGAGCAGCGCACTGCCGTGGCCGAGGCGCTGGGCACCTTTGCCCTCCGCTTCTACCAGCGCATGGCAGAGGCCGTCCAGCCCGATGCCAACCTGCTCTTCTCTCCCCTCAACATCGCCATGGGGCTCTCCCATCTCCTGCTGGGTGAGGGGCTGCCACTGCCACCCGCATCGGCACTGCCGCAGGTTCTGCCATGGGTGCCGCTTTTGTTGCCACTGAGGGCACTGTCTGCGGCCCCATGGCCatcccagcctggagcagcaggtgcacccatgggtgcctgGCTGAGCTTCTCCTGTGCCTGCAGGTGCCCGTGGTGAGACCCGTGAGCGCCTAGGTGCCATCCTGATGTACCCACCGGAGCTGGGCTGCGTGCacagtgccctgcagcagctcgcCAGCGTGCCCGGCCTCTTCTCTGCTGCACAGATCTTCCACCACCCAGGTGAGGCAGGTGCCTGGGCACTGGTGGCACCACCGATGCTGGCAGGCACGGGGCTGATGCCAGCTGTGCTACCGAGCAGGGCTGCACCTCCGGCCCCGCTTCCTCAACGAGTCATGGCACATCTATGGCACCCGCCCGTGGGCGCTGAGTGGCAACGAGAGCCTGGACCTGCTGCGCATCAACGCATGGGTGCGTGAGGCCAgccgggggctgctgcccagcctcctgcccacGTTGCCCCCCCAGTCccgcctgctgctgctcagtgccATCCACCTCCAGGGTATGACCCGGGGACAGGATCCCCCTGAATCAGTGTGGGGCTGAGCCCGGGGTCCCCCCGTGTGGCCCCCCGAGTGCCCTCCGTCCCCCGCAGCCCCGGTGCCGTGTCCCTGCAGCCACCTGGCGCACGCCACTGAAGGCCAAGCAGACGGTGCCACTGCCCTTCCTGCGCCCGGGGCACCCCCCTCGTCTGGTGCCCACCATGACCAGCAAGAAGTACCCGGTGGCCTCCTTCATCGACCCCCACCTGCAGGTCCAGGTACCTCCCATCAGCTGGGCCCCCGCTGCttggtgctggggggctgtggcatcgctgctgtggtgctggggcGGGTTAACAGGGTGTGATGTCGCTCCAGTGGCACTGAGGGTGCCAGGCTGTGAGGTCCCCGCGGTGGCACTGAGGGCTAGTGGCTGTCCCACAGGTGGGACGGATGGAGCTGAGCAGGGGGATGagcctggtggtgctggtgccACAGGGCGCCCCGGGGGCACTGGGGACCCTGGAGCAAGCGCTGGATCCCCCTGCCTTCCTGGAGCTGCTGCGGCGGGCAGCCCGCACACCCCCCCGGgccactgccctggccctgccccgCCTGCGCCTCGACCGAGCCCTGGACGTGGTGGCCGTGGTCCACGACATGGGTAAGGCCAccaaccccctgccccagggcctGCCCGTGACATCACTGCTTGGGCTGGCAGGGCTAGGGGGTGATGTCTCTTTGGCATGGGTGGCGAGGTGCAATGATGTCACTCCCTATGGGATGTCACTGGCCCCTCCCCGATCCCTGTGTGGGTCCTTTTCCCCGGGGACCTCAATGTCCCTTAGTATCCCCAATGCTCCCCAGAGACCCCTATGTCCCCATGCCTTTAGTGTCCCCAGGGTCCCCCAACACCCCTGCTGTCTCTGGTCCCCAGTGTCTCCAACATCCCCCCAtctccctgctgtcccccacaTCCCTGAGTGTCCCCTAGTGCCCCCCATTGCCCCTAATGACCCTGGTATCCCTCGTGCACCCCTTGGTGTGTGTCCGTACCCCTGCGTCCCCAGCGTCCCTTGTGTCCCCACGGGGTGACACTGAGGACTGGTGTCGCAGACTACGGGCTGTTCCTGGATGCGGAGCTGtgtgggctggcacagggcCCGGCGGTGATGGTGGACGCTGTTCGGCACCGCGCAGTGCTGGCGCTGGACGAGGCCGGTGTGGAGGCGGCGAGCGCCATGGCTACCTCAGTGGCCCGCACAGCTCTGGTGCTGGAGGCCCTGCGCCCCTTCCTCTTCGTCCTCTGGCACGATGCCAGTGCCATCCCCCTCTTCATGGGCCGCCTCAGCGACCCCCAGCCCTgaccctgcctgcctgctgccctccctcctctcactgccctccctcctgcttcctctgctccctccttccctcccccccttcccttgtccttccttccatccctccttctctctctccatccctccttttccttcctctcctccatcccccCCTTCCATCTTACCCCCCttttcagccacctccagccccccacccttccctcttttccatccctccttcccatccctccctccagttctccctctctccccatctccccacccctcccttccccacctgtCCCCCTTGCCCCCTCAACCCCTTATCCCGGGCAATGTGGAGTGTCatgtccccccccttcccccccgtGTCTCAGTTTGCCCACCAGCTGGGGCCTGAGCCCCCAATAAATGCACTGACCCACTGCACGGCTCCTGcctgtggggagaggaagggacaACCTGGGGGGGCATGCTGGGGCTACCAGGGACACCCCCATCCATGCCAGGGTGGGGGCCCTGGCCGCGtgcccagcatcaccccagggtaccaggggaggtggcagggcCGGGGGCAGGTCACACCCAGCACCTTcctacaaaacaaaagcctttatTGCCCTAGAAaagcccccacagcccctgcgTGCTGGTGATGGCACCGTGCCCCCCCAGGGGGCAGCACACCCCCCCGGGGGGCACCGACTGGCACCGGGCACCCTGGGGCACCAGGGAAGGCGCAGAGGCGGGGGGCACCCACTGGCAGCACCCCGGCGATGGTGCCCACCAGGgcaggggtgctgctgggtgggggTGCCCCTgccgtgcccccccccgcccttcaGTCCCAGCCGTTCTCCTTCACCATGTGCGACATCTCGATGATGAACTTCCCCTCCTTGTACTTCTGGCTGCTCTCGAAGGCCTGCTCCTGGGGGGAGGCAGCGTGAGACCCCCTCCACGTGCCTCCAGCAGGGTGCCCGTGCCGCTGCCCCTaccatggggctggggtccctgggctgctgccaaCGGGTTTGgggtgcccagcccagcccagggatCTGGGGTGCCTGGGACAGTGCCCacaggggtgggggtgctggATGCAGGGGCACTCACGTATTTCCAGCCCAGGGTGGTCTTGCAGCTCTGGCAGAAGATGTCGGCCACCGAGTGCAGCCCTGTCAGCAGCAGCCGCTGCTCCGCCGGGCCACAGCCCACATTCACCCTGCGCCAGAGAGCAGGGGTGTGccaccagcatggcacagcctggcccaGCATGGCCTGGCACAGCTCGGCATGGCTGCCccagcatggcacagcctgggcaTGGCTCAGCCTGGCTCAGCTCAGCATGGCACTGCCTGGAACAGCCCAGTACATCTTAGCCTGGCACAGCCTAGCATGGCATAGCCTGGCTCAGCCCAGCATGGCAtggcctggcacagcccagcacagcctggcatggCTGTCCCAGCATGGCTTAGTCTGGCTCAGCCTGGaatggcacagcctggcacagtTTAGCCTGGCACAgtctggcatggcacagcctAGCATAGCCTGGCATGGCTGTCCCAGtatggcacagcctggctcagCCTGGCACGGCTtagcctggcacagcctggcatggcacggcatggctCAGCCCAGCATGGCTCAGCCTGACTTagcacggcacggcacagcacggcTGAAATCGCCCGGCCGGCccgcagccccaggcagccccccgccgcccgcccccgcccggcggTACTCACACCGAGTTGAACAGGTAGGCGCGGCCATGGCTGCCCTGGAAGGACTGTGGGGACACGCACAAGTCACCGGCTGCGCCCCTTGTCCCCCGGGGCCACCCGCGTCCCCCGCCCCGCTGCAGCGCCACCACGCAATGCGCCGGCCGGGGacaccggggggggggaggggaggggggcgcggAAACTCACCACCCCGGGGGACACCGAGGGGGGGACACTCACCACCCCGGGGACACCGAGGGGGGGCACTCACCACCCCGGGGACACCGAGGGGGGGCGCACCACGGGGGGACAGCGGGGGCGCCACGGGGGGGACGTCGGCTGTCCCGATGCCGCCCTGGGacggagcccccagcccctgggacgtgggggagggggggtccccGCCGACccgggggcctggggggggcaCCTTGGAGATGAGCTCCTCGTGGCGGGCCAGGTGGGCGCGGCAGTGCACGCAGCTGTAGGTGCGCTGGGAGCGCGGCAGGTAGCTGTggaaggtcctggggggcaggtgggcggcggggggcaggcggcggcgggcggggggcctGGCGGGGGGCAGGGCCccggggggggcgcggggggggcggggggcaccgtGCACCCCCCGCAGAGCCGCTCGCAGGGGAAGCAGCGCAGCAGAGCGCCGAGAGCCGTCGTTCCTCCCGCGACAAGGTCGGGGGGGCGCCGTGGCCCCGGGCCCCCCCAGGTGAGAAGGAGGCGGAAAAGGGGGGCGGCCTGCAAAGAGTTAAATGGGGGTAGTGAGGGGGCGCGGCACtaaccgcccccccccccgtgccccccccccccccccccagctgagCCGGGCCGGCTCACCGCTGGAGtggggggcagcgccggggagCGGGGGACACCGCCCcgtccctgctgtccccagggagaCCGGGtgggggaaggggcgggggaGAGGATGAGGGGGCCCCCTAATAGGGTTTGGGAGTCCGGGGGAGTCGCGGGGGGGTAACGGGTGTCCCGGGGGTGGGTGGTGatgggggtcccggggggcaGATGGTGGTCTCGGGAGGGGTGATGGGGGTCCCGGGGGTGTGTAATTGGGGGTCCCCGGTGGCTACACGGGGGTCCCGCGGGGCAGGAAGGGGGTCCGGGGGGATGCGGTGCCGGGCGGGGGAGGATGGGGGGCCCGGGGGCCGCTCACCACCCGCCGCTGTCctcgctgccgctgccgccgctgccgctgTCCACGGGGCGGGCGCCAGGCGGGGGCACCGGGCAGCCGAGGGGGGGGCCCTGCGTGCCCGGGGACTGCATCACGGCACCGTGACTCATCCCCCGCCGCCGCGACGTCACCGTCCGCACCCCGCGGCCGTGACGTCACCGCCCGGCACCTCCGACGtcagccccgccgccggggtGCGCTGCGGTCGCCGGTACCCGCGCCCCCCGTGTCTCCCCGGAGGCGCCCCCGGGCCGCACGCAGATGATACGcaaatcggggggggggggcaggcagcgtGCGCAGGGCGCGGCGTGCGAACGACCCGGACCCGGGGCCCGAGTCGGCGGGTGGCGGGGCCCGGCGCAAGGAGGCGACAACGAGGCGTGCGGTACGGGGCCCTGGGCGGTATGCAGATGAGATGCAAATGACCTCCGGGTGCCGCGCGCCACCGCCCCCCTGGTCCGTGCGTCATCACGTCACCGCCCCGGACCCGCGCGGCTGCCACGGCAACCCCGCTGCAGCGCCCCCGCCCACCGCGCCGGGCGCGCCGCTAGGATCTCACTTCCGGCGCAGCCCCGTCGGCCAGGAAGCGCGGCGGCCTCCGTGAGCGGGTGAGGGGCCAGGCGGGCGGGCGGCATTGGCGGGTGCCACGGCAACGGCGTGagggcgggcggcagcgcgggggcGCGGCCCGGCGGCTCGGGGGGCAGGCCCGGACCGGCCGGCCACTCGCCGCCCTCCCCACAGCGGGCAGGCGAGGCCCGGTGGAGCGTCATGGCGGACGACGGCGGCGAGGAGAAGAAGCAGGTGGCCAAGTTCGAGCTGGAGCGGGAGACGGAGCTGCGCTTCGAGGTGGAGGCCTCGCAGAcagtgcagctggagctgctcacCGGCATGGCCGAGGTTTTTGGCACCGAGCTTACCCGCAACAAGAAGTTCACCTTCGACGCTGGCGCCAAGGTGGCCGTCTTCACCTGGCACGGCTGCACCGTCCAGCTCAGCGGCCGCACCGAGGTGGCCTACATCTCCAAGGACACACCCATGCTGCTCTACCTCAACACCCACACGGCCCTGGAGCAGATGCGGCGGCAGGCAGAGCGGGAGGATGAGCGGGGGCCCCGCGTCATGGTGGTTGGACCCACTGACGTGGGTAAGTCAACTGTGTGCCGCCTGCTGCTGAACTATGCTGTGCGCCTGGGGCGCCGGCCCACCTTTGTGGAGCTGGACGTGGGCCAGGGCTCCGTCTCCATCCCTGGCACCATGGGCGCTCTCTACATCGAGCGGCCAGCCGACGTGGAGGAGGGCTTCTCCCTCCAAGCCCCACTCGTCTACCATTTCGGCTCCACCACACCAGGCACTAACATCAAGCTCTACAACAAGGTGAGCACGGGGACCCTGTCAAGGGGTCTTGCCCCAGGGACAGGCCCAGTTTGGAGCTCCCTGCCTACCTGGCACCATCCCATTGCTTTTGCCACTGTGTAGGGCTGTGGCATGTCCCTGCATCAAGCACTGTGCCTGCTTCTGGGCATTGCAGCTCAATAGACATGTATGGAGGGCTGAGGCAGTGAGGGGTGAAGGTGTGATGGAGGAGTTGGAGGAGACCCTTGAGTTAGGAAGAAGctctttagcctggagaggagctgaGGGAGCACAGTGGAGCTTTTCACTGCCTGTGAGCCCCTACGTGAGGCCTTTTGCAGGCTGCGAGTCCTGGCTGGCTGCGGAGGGTGAAGCCAGAGCCACAGGTCACATTGagccagctcagcctgcagggCTTGTTGGGTGAGAGGAGAGCAGAGCGCAGCTGCCAGCATGGCCTGATGGCTCTTGTGCAGAGCCAGTGTTAGCCAGAGCATGGTGGCCATCACTGCACAGTATTCCGCCCCTGCAGGAACCCCCACAGCCTAGCTCTCTGTTTAGGGAAACCCAGATGGAAAGAAGccaaagaaaaacctgaagacATCCAAAAAGCTGACCTGAATCCCCAGAgtcctcccactgctgctgtttggtgACAGAGGCTTCTGCACGGCTGAAGCCCgccacagccctgtgctgcccttTTCATGGCAGCCCTCAGGACAGAGAAGCAGCATTGCTGTAGTCGAGCACCCTAAAGTGCTTGTAACGTTTTTGGAGCTACTTGAGCCTCTTGTAATGGCAGATCACTCTTTGTGGCTGTCTGTTGATGGTGGGGAAGGATTTTGTCCCAGGTGGCTGTCCATGAACCGGGTGTTGCTCCTGTGTATCAGCAGTAAATAACAAAGTGTGTTTGGAGCAGTACAGAGGATCGCTGTGTCCTCGAGAAGTAGGACAGGGCCTGCCATGCTGGCCTCCTGCCCTTCTGATGCTATTCAGGGACTGCCCACTCGCTCCCCTGAGCTTCTCGCCCAGTCAGAGCTAGCAGGGTGACACTGCGGGAATTGAGACCTTGGGGGTATGGAAGGAGGTGGGGACGGCATTGGAGAGAGCCGGCTGAGGTTTGGGGACGTGGGTGCCCCAAAAAGGTGTTTCTGTCCTGCTACCTCCACCCTGTCTCCCCTGCAGATCACATCCCGCCTGGCCGACGTCTTCAACCAGCGCTGTGAAGTGAACCGCCGCGCCTCGGTGAGCGGCTGCGTGATCAACACCTGCGGCTGGGTGAAGGGCTCGGGCTACCAGGCACTGGTGCACGCAGCTTCTGCCTTTGAGGTGGacgtggtggtggtgctggacCAGGAGCGGCTTTACAACGAGCTGAAGAGGGACCTGCCCCACTTTGTGCGCACTGTCCTGCTCCCCAAGTCCGGTGGGGTGGTGGAGCGCTCCAAGGACTTCCGGCGGGAATGCCGAGATGACCGCATCCGGGAGTACTTCTACGGCTTCCGTGGCTGCTTCTACCCTCACGCCTTCGATGTCAAGTTCTCCGACGTCAAGATTTACAAGGTGGGGGCTCCCACCATCCCGgactcctgcctgcccctgggcaTGTCGCAGGAGGACAACCAGCTGAAGCTCGTACCGGTGACGCCAGGACGGGACATGGTGCACCACCTCCTGAGCGTCAGCACCGCTGACAGCCCCGATGACAACATCTCTGAGACGAGCGTGGCTGGCTTCATCGTTGTCACTGGCGTCGACCTGGAGCGCCAGGTCTTCACTGTCCTCTCCCCGGCCCCACGCCCCCTGCCCAAGAACTTCCTCCTCATCATGGACATCCGCTTCATGGACCTCAAGTAGCGGTGGCGGCGGTGGTGGCagcgccccctcccctccccgtgCCGGTTCTCAGCCCCGTAGGCACCGCGGTCCGGTTTTATACCTTTTGTAACGTTTGTTATTAAATGGCTAAGCCTTTTGCCGGCGGGTGGGTGAGTGTCTGCTCGACCGGGGTGGGAGGGGCGGGGACGGGGGGTCCCGGCCGTGCGTCCCCCCAGCAGTGCGCAGCGCCCGTCCCCCTCGCTCCGCGACGTGGTACGTTCCGCGCACGCGTCTTCCCACGCCGAGGAGCTGTGCGTGGTCCCGCCCCCCTGTGGCGCATGCGCGCACCCTCCCGCCGGCCTCAGGCGCATGCGCGCCGCCCTTCCCCGGCGGCTCCCCGCACGGCGGCCAAtgaggggcggcggcgggggcgcgcgcggcggcgggcggtgcGCAGGCGCGGCCGTGACGTCGTGCCCAGCCGCCTAGTGCGGCCCACGGTCCGTGCCCGGGAGCGTTCGTCGCGGCCTctcgctgccgccgccgccggtgAGTCACGTGGGacgctgccccctgccccgtTCCGCCGCCCCGTCTCACCGCTTCCGGCCCCGGCTCAGCCGCGCaggcccggccgccccctccTCAGCCGGCCGGTCTCCCGCGCCCCTCCCCGGGGCCTggctccccgcccgcccccgcccgcccgctgcAGGCCTCGCCGGCCCGCTCCGCTCCGGCGGCTGCTTCCCGTGTGCCGACGGCACCGTGCGCGGCCCGGGCCCTGCCCCGGTTCAGCCCCCCGGCTCCGCGCCGTGTTCGCCCGGGACCCCGGCGGTCAGCCTCCCCGCCCGTCTCCGGCACCGGCGCGGGGAtcggccctgccccgccccgccgagGGGAGGGCTCGGCCCCGGGCACCCCCGCTGGCCGGTCCCTCCGGCCGCCCCCGGTACTGGCGCCCGCGTCGCCGCAGCGCCGTTCCGCACGGCCGCGCCTGCCACCTCGCGTAGTCCGGCCCTGCCCGACCCTCCGAGGTACCACCCGGGCgggagctctgctgcctcctgccccttcccaccGTGccctccgcccgcccgccgccccccggcccgggcgggCCGCCCTCAGGGCAGCGGTgcggggctgggagggcagaAGCCCCCTGAGGCCTGCGAGCGCCTTTACACGGGGCCCGTTGCCGCGGGGGGGCCGTCAGGCGCAGCCCCCGCGGCCAGCGGAGGTTGCTGCCGTGCTGCTTTGGCCTTGCTCTTGCTTCCCAGCGCCGGTGCCTCCACGCCCTAGCTACCGGGCAGGCAGCACCGGGCGGCCGGCGGCTCCCTCCTGCCCGGGCGGGCGGAACAGCCGCTGCCTGCCGCAGGGAGCCTTCGCACAGACACCTGCACCTGGGActgtccccagtgctgctgaggaaatcTGAATAACTTTGGTTTTTGAAAGCCTGGTGTCTGAATGTACGCACTTTAACTTCTGTGGCCTGCCAAGGACCAGAAGTTAAGCGCCTGCTCTCGGGCCACAGAGCCCTGTCCCACGTGCCCAAAGCCTAATTGCTCCTCCAGGCATGTTTCCATGTTGTGTTCCCTGATTTTGGCGGAGTAATGGGTTGCACTGGCAGGTGTTCAACCTGACTTCTCCTCAGAAGTCCCAAATTCTAGACCTGGGGTGTGTAAATCCCAAATTAGTGCATCTGTGCATTTGGTCACATCTCCCTGAGATGAAATAAAGCCCACGACATGCAGCCCCCCCCCTTTGTTTCACCAATCTGGGAGACAGTCGGCTGGCTGCTCGTGTGTTCCTCATGCCGCCTTCCTGGTGACTCCCTGGGAAGTGGTTTCCCTGGATCTGCCGGCTTTTGCTCCAGCACAGATCTGAATTTGTGTGTTTAGGGAAGCAGGCTTTTCTGTACTCGGTgctactgattatttttttggcaGGTGGAAAATACGACTAGAGCCTTGTCTAGATCAAAATGAGGAGAGTTGATCTTAGAGTGTCTTAGTGGACTTAATCTAATTATCACCTTCACTAGCTCCGGTCGAGGCAGCAGTTGTTCTTAGCAGAGCACTTTATTCTTGTTGGTTTCTAAGGTACAAGCCCCGactggaggcagaggaggtggtAATTAGGTGGAGCTGACGGGGTCCGACGGGAGAACTTTTAACTCCTGTTTTAGAGGCCTGTCTGGGGACGTTTACATCTGTCTCTGTGCCCGTGGTTGCTGTTGCCAACGTGTCTTATAATGCAATGGCAAGAGGCTGGATTTGTGCCTCGCTTGCCACAGTGCATGGGGTGAGACACAGCTGCGATGGATGAGACTATGTTCTTCCCTGCTTTGTCCTTAAAATGGGGCTAATCCTGTGTAAACCAGTGAgatgggcaggggaaggaggatggGAGTGGTCTAAGCCAGGCTGGGAGATAAGCACTGAGTGGATGCCGGCCTTCTAGCTGTTGGCCGCAATAAATTATTTGTCCGTTTTCTGTATCTTATTCTCCTTAAAAAACCTGTATGTCTAACTGCAGAGAAGTGCAGTTGTGTGAGGTGTGGGCCATTTCGCCTGATGCCAGGAGGACGGCCATGGAAGCCTCATTCTGGCCGGGTTTCCAAACTTCCCCGCAGAGCAAAAGCGTCTGGTACGTGTTGCTGCGCATTCTGCTTTTGAACTAAAAGCAGGAAAGTGTCACCAAATCATCTCCTTAAGGCAAGGGCTCCTATTCAGGTACAGCACTGAGCACAGTTAAGGCATGAACTCTTATTACGTGGTACAGGGGTATAAGAAAACAGTCTCCTGTGGGGAGGACCCCATGGCTTTGTGTTGCAGCCAGAGTCTCAGTGTTTACTTTTCCCTGTGACATCCAGCCATCTGATGGTGATGGCTCTGCTTTTTAGCTTGCAGTCTGCGTCTTGGCAGTCTATGTCCAATCCTGTTGTCTGggctgaaaaaaatcctcatttgACTTCTCGTTGTCTGTGTTCTGTGATCGCAGGGACCCCCTGCAGCAGaggggtgctggctgcagcccatTTCCAATCCCATTGGCACCTCTCTGTGCCAGAAGACAGGGAGGGTGGCGGAGGTGAGTGATGTTCCCGTGTTGGTGGTCTGCAGCGTGAGATGTTTGGTCTGGTTCAGTTGTGTTCACTGGCTGGCAGGTTGGAGAATGCATTTGCTCTGTCTGCTAGTTTTTAGAGTCTTAAATCTCAGCAGTAGATGAGAGCTGATTGTGCAACGACAAAATTAGGAGAGGGAGCctgtggaggaaggaaaggggggtCCTTAGTCACAGGCTGGCCTTCTTGCTTGGGCTCAGCGGTGAGAGGCCAGGGGTGCTGAGGCTGAGGACAGCAGTGAGCTCTCAAACGGGCTTCTCCCTGTAACTCCTGGGTGTAGTTAATCAAAACAAAGTGGGTACAGGTAAAGCACATCCTGTCTTTGTGCGATCCTGGATCTGCCCTGTCTGGGAGTTGCCTCACGTGGAAggaattgttttctgtttgaccTGCGCCGTGGAAACTTGGTTGGTTTGGGGTAGGCAGGCAGGTAACCGCGGATTGCAGTGAAGTGACGTGTGTTTAGGAACCAGTAACAGAGTGAActctctcctccctgtgccATTACACACCTGTCCCCGGGCGGTGGTGAAAGGTGGCGTGTTTAAGGAAAGCTTGTAATGTTGATGTGCATGTTTCCTCCTTCCAGGGGTAGGAACACGTCAAAGAGCTGCAGTGGTTATCGACAGCCATTGAAATAAGGAAGGAATGTTGTGGGCTGGTTACATGTGTGTTCCCCAACCCAGCACAGGTGGGGAGAGCTTGGTGAAGCGTGTTTTCGTGTCCTGTCTGATGCTCCAGAAAGATCGAGCCACAAAGCACCCAGCTCTTCAGGCTACGTCTGGGTAGATTGCTAGAGAAGAGAGCTTGTAGCAGACTGCGTAAAGCAGGGTGGAAAGCACGGTAGGAAGTAAAGGAGGAACGTGGGGC
Proteins encoded in this region:
- the SERPING1 gene encoding plasma protease C1 inhibitor, whose translation is MATMTLWLPLVWWLVATATATVTQELPGLDAPLKAADAPSPKVPEGAPEELGTVAHGSTAAPTPSSTQEPPGTSAPPCPGDEEPAEVCGTPTVEQRTAVAEALGTFALRFYQRMAEAVQPDANLLFSPLNIAMGLSHLLLGARGETRERLGAILMYPPELGCVHSALQQLASVPGLFSAAQIFHHPGLHLRPRFLNESWHIYGTRPWALSGNESLDLLRINAWVREASRGLLPSLLPTLPPQSRLLLLSAIHLQATWRTPLKAKQTVPLPFLRPGHPPRLVPTMTSKKYPVASFIDPHLQVQVGRMELSRGMSLVVLVPQGAPGALGTLEQALDPPAFLELLRRAARTPPRATALALPRLRLDRALDVVAVVHDMDYGLFLDAELCGLAQGPAVMVDAVRHRAVLALDEAGVEAASAMATSVARTALVLEALRPFLFVLWHDASAIPLFMGRLSDPQP
- the YPEL4 gene encoding protein yippee-like 4; amino-acid sequence: MTLHRASPARCGEGGEWPAGPGLPPEPPGRAPALPPALTPLPWHPPMPPARLAPHPLTEAAALPGRRGCAGSEILAARPARPRARRAPPSAARCPRLAPAPWTAAAAAAAARTAAGGRPPFPPPSHLGGPGATAPPRPCRGRNDGSRRSAALLPLRAALRGVHGAPRPPRAPPGALPPARPPARRRLPPAAHLPPRTFHSYLPRSQRTYSCVHCRAHLARHEELISKSFQGSHGRAYLFNSVVNVGCGPAEQRLLLTGLHSVADIFCQSCKTTLGWKYEQAFESSQKYKEGKFIIEMSHMVKENGWD
- the CLP1 gene encoding polyribonucleotide 5'-hydroxyl-kinase Clp1, which produces MADDGGEEKKQVAKFELERETELRFEVEASQTVQLELLTGMAEVFGTELTRNKKFTFDAGAKVAVFTWHGCTVQLSGRTEVAYISKDTPMLLYLNTHTALEQMRRQAEREDERGPRVMVVGPTDVGKSTVCRLLLNYAVRLGRRPTFVELDVGQGSVSIPGTMGALYIERPADVEEGFSLQAPLVYHFGSTTPGTNIKLYNKITSRLADVFNQRCEVNRRASVSGCVINTCGWVKGSGYQALVHAASAFEVDVVVVLDQERLYNELKRDLPHFVRTVLLPKSGGVVERSKDFRRECRDDRIREYFYGFRGCFYPHAFDVKFSDVKIYKVGAPTIPDSCLPLGMSQEDNQLKLVPVTPGRDMVHHLLSVSTADSPDDNISETSVAGFIVVTGVDLERQVFTVLSPAPRPLPKNFLLIMDIRFMDLK